The Rhododendron vialii isolate Sample 1 chromosome 1a, ASM3025357v1 region TTGTACACTTTTTATACCTTAATGGCTGGGCTGtctttagcattttcctttcgATATCCTGTCTCGTAATTGTTGATACAAGCTGACAAAAAAGCAGTGGTATATAGCATCCTCATCGGGGTTTTGTATTTCGGTCTGTTTATTCATCTGATCTTATCATCCATTTGTTTGTGATAGCATCCAAGAAGGAAAGTGATATTTAAAAAATGCGATGGTAGGACTAGACATTGCTGGTTTCAGCCTTACCTGTCTTCCTCTTGTGctttttttagtcttttttcaCTTGTTCGGTATTTGTCTTCTTAGGGTAATTTATCACTTCTCCGTAGAATCTGTAACGACGACTTGGTGATTGATGGATCAAGCCTTGTTGTATAGTTTATGCATCTTTTCTTTATGTGGGTAATTCCTTTTTAAACTTTATCTATTTGCTAGATTTCTGGACAACACTCATGATTGATGATGACTATGTCATAGTGTTACTTTCTTACTGCTCGTATGCTCTCCAATAATCTTGCAAGCCATTACGATATTTCTTCTACTTCTTAGGTTGTGTGATCTTAGGTCATCTGCGTAGTTTGTTTACTTTCTATTTGACCTGACAGAGCGTCTGGAGTACAAATCCTAAAATAGCTGTAGGGCTTTAGGCTCTAAATTTGCCTATTAGATGCTTAATGCTTGAATTAACCCTATTGTTGAACTCTGCATTGTTTCTTATGTTGTAGGCCTAATGGCTGATCAGCACCAGCACCCAACCGTCATTCAGAAGGTAGCTGGCCAGCTACATCTCAGTTCTAGTGCTCAAGCGCGCTACGGGGCCTATCAGAACCCTGCTCTTTCCCAGAGACGGTTTTCGTATGGGAATTACTCTTGTGCAGCATTGCAATATCCGACAACGCAAACATGCCGAGCTACCCATGATCTATCATTTGTTGCTACCAATGCCTCACCTGTGTTTGTCCAAGCTCCCTCAGAGAAAGGACTTGCAGGCTTCGCCATTGATTTTCTTATGGGTGGAGTTTCAGCTGCTGTGTCTAAAACTGCTGCTGCTCCTATTGAGCGTGTCAAGCTTTTGATCCAAAACCAGGGTGAGATGATGAAGTCTGGTCGGCTTTCAGAACCCTACAAGGGAATTGGAGAGTGTTTCTCGCGGACGATTAAGGACGAAGGGTTTGCATCATTGTGGAGAGGGAACGCAACTAATGTCATCCGTTATTTCCCCACTCAGGTTGGGTATTCTTTTCCTCTTTTCCAGGGCTGGATATTGCATATTTGCGTATGACGCAAACGTGGAACATGCTTATGTAGTGTTTTACTGAGCTGTATTGCATTCTCATTGCGGACTGAATTCTTCTGCAGGCCTTCAACTTTGCCTTCAAGGATTACTTTAAGAAGCTTTTCAACTTCAAGAAAGACCGCGATGGCTACTGGAAATGGTTTGCTGGTAACCTGGCATCTGGTAGTGCCGCTGGTGCTTCTTCCCTACTCTTTGTCTATTCCCTGGATTTTGCTCGAACTCGTCTTACTAGTGATGCCAAGGCTGCAaagaagggaggagagaggCAGTTCAATGGCTTGGTTGATGTCTACAGGAAGATCATACAATCAGATGGTATTGCCGGTCTTTACCGTGGATTCAACATTTCATGTGCTGGCATCATTGTATACCGTGGTTTGTACTTTGGACTGTACGACTCTTTGAAGCCAGTAGTCCTTACCGGGAAATTGCAGGTTAGTAGATTATAGTGTGGTTTTGCCTTTTTTTATGTGCTTTTTCTCTAAATGAAATGGAGTTGATGTCAGTTCTTGTTATCTGGTCAATGCATGGTTCTAGCAAAAGGTTTTACTGTGTCCACCACTGACAGATCTATGTAGAGTGAGTTTCCGATCTTCTAGAGTTTTAATTATTGTGTACCCCTTAAACTTGAGTCTTTGAGAACCCAtcgt contains the following coding sequences:
- the LOC131333414 gene encoding ADP,ATP carrier protein, mitochondrial-like isoform X2; amino-acid sequence: MDQALLYSLCIFSLCLMADQHQHPTVIQKVAGQLHLSSSAQARYGAYQNPALSQRRFSYGNYSCAALQYPTTQTCRATHDLSFVATNASPVFVQAPSEKGLAGFAIDFLMGGVSAAVSKTAAAPIERVKLLIQNQGEMMKSGRLSEPYKGIGECFSRTIKDEGFASLWRGNATNVIRYFPTQAFNFAFKDYFKKLFNFKKDRDGYWKWFAGNLASGSAAGASSLLFVYSLDFARTRLTSDAKAAKKGGERQFNGLVDVYRKIIQSDGIAGLYRGFNISCAGIIVYRGLYFGLYDSLKPVVLTGKLQDSFFASFALGWVVTNGAGLASYPLDTVRRRMMMTSGEAVKYKSSFDAFSQILKNEGPKSLFKGAGANILRAVAGAGVLAGYDKLQLIVFGKKYGSGGG
- the LOC131333414 gene encoding ADP,ATP carrier protein, mitochondrial-like isoform X1 yields the protein MAMRGSFNGKPTPGNRKVHEEIFPNLANRQQHMADLSFCQQRLPIFDQGEDLSHIFQQNAGLMADQHQHPTVIQKVAGQLHLSSSAQARYGAYQNPALSQRRFSYGNYSCAALQYPTTQTCRATHDLSFVATNASPVFVQAPSEKGLAGFAIDFLMGGVSAAVSKTAAAPIERVKLLIQNQGEMMKSGRLSEPYKGIGECFSRTIKDEGFASLWRGNATNVIRYFPTQAFNFAFKDYFKKLFNFKKDRDGYWKWFAGNLASGSAAGASSLLFVYSLDFARTRLTSDAKAAKKGGERQFNGLVDVYRKIIQSDGIAGLYRGFNISCAGIIVYRGLYFGLYDSLKPVVLTGKLQDSFFASFALGWVVTNGAGLASYPLDTVRRRMMMTSGEAVKYKSSFDAFSQILKNEGPKSLFKGAGANILRAVAGAGVLAGYDKLQLIVFGKKYGSGGG
- the LOC131333414 gene encoding ADP,ATP carrier protein, mitochondrial-like isoform X3, which produces MADQHQHPTVIQKVAGQLHLSSSAQARYGAYQNPALSQRRFSYGNYSCAALQYPTTQTCRATHDLSFVATNASPVFVQAPSEKGLAGFAIDFLMGGVSAAVSKTAAAPIERVKLLIQNQGEMMKSGRLSEPYKGIGECFSRTIKDEGFASLWRGNATNVIRYFPTQAFNFAFKDYFKKLFNFKKDRDGYWKWFAGNLASGSAAGASSLLFVYSLDFARTRLTSDAKAAKKGGERQFNGLVDVYRKIIQSDGIAGLYRGFNISCAGIIVYRGLYFGLYDSLKPVVLTGKLQDSFFASFALGWVVTNGAGLASYPLDTVRRRMMMTSGEAVKYKSSFDAFSQILKNEGPKSLFKGAGANILRAVAGAGVLAGYDKLQLIVFGKKYGSGGG